The sequence AGAAATTCCACAACATTGACATACCCTGCCACCAGTTTCCGCGTGAAGCACTGTTAGAATTATCATCTCGGCCATCTTTCTTGAACTGAAAGATGTTTAAACAAAAATAGTGAGCTATGTAGCACTAGATAATTACTTTGATCAAATTAGGAACGCAGTATAATTATATTTATAGATCAGAGTTGTCACGAGATGAAAGGAGTTACTTACAGCACTATGAGTATTTTTCGACTGCATATCTGAAGGATAAACTTCTTGGCCACCATAATGGATTGATGAGCTGTAATTACAAGATTCTACTGTTTCATAGCTAGCACTCCTGTCCTTGTTGTGTATGCTTCCACTTGTACCATAGCTTTTCGAAATCTTGTGATCTATAATTAACACGAAAGAAGGTTGAAAATGTGACCTGTGGACTGTAGTTTCTCCAAATACTTTAAAAGTTTCAAGAACGTTTTGTCGCTGTTCTCAGTCCATATTAGGTCTAATTACTTGCATCAAAAAGTAGATATTCAGCTGCATTAACTTTCTCATAGATGATTATTTGTTCATGCAAAAATACAAACTTTAATGGTATTTCATATAAGTATAAGAAATTACTAGTTGTAGTAGGACTGCAGTAGTAATATGTGCAAACCTTGATTTTCATATTTTGTGCTGCAATATTCATTCGCACTGCCAGAATTCTGATTTTTTGATGGTATTGAGTATCCAGAGGGAGAATAATCCCTAACCAGTCCCTAAAATTATAAATTAGAAATTAGAAAATTCACATGTTAAAATTTCAGAAAAAGCAAGACAAAAGCAGGGAAACGATACCGTGGAAGATGGACCAAAAACAGAGCTAAAGTGTCCTGCCGAAGAGGATGGCATTGAAGAGTCCTTGGGACCAAAAAGATCGACAAAAGGAGAAGAAGATGATGATGAACCGCCAGTGACTTTCTTAGTGAACTCCATTGTAATAATCTGCAGGTGAAGTAGAAAGCTAGAAGTAGTAGTGAGCTGAGGATGTGAATAAAATGCACTGAGCACTAGGCATTTATAAAGATCATGCTACATGCCTAAAAAATTTTCGGAAGCCAAGTGGACATGCCAACATGTCCAACCCCGTCCTACCATTTGTCCATGTCGGATATACACGAGCACATAAAATATATTATCCTTGTGACTTATTTCTACAAATGATAAGAACCTATCCTGATTCTATGGATAAATGGACATTCGAAGAGCATGTATTTGCAGATGCTCTACATGTGTTTTGACTTGGCAACCAAATGATGGACTAGTTTGTTACAACTTGCAAGAAATGATACTACTGTGTGTTTGACTAATGTCTCTATCTTTTGAGAGTAGA comes from Apium graveolens cultivar Ventura unplaced genomic scaffold, ASM990537v1 ctg4292, whole genome shotgun sequence and encodes:
- the LOC141701683 gene encoding uncharacterized protein LOC141701683 isoform X2, giving the protein MEFTKKVTGGSSSSSSPFVDLFGPKDSSMPSSSAGHFSSVFGPSSTGLVRDYSPSGYSIPSKNQNSGSANEYCSTKYENQDHKISKSYGTSGSIHNKDRSASYETVESCNYSSSIHYGGQEVYPSDMQSKNTHSAFKKDGRDDNSNSASRGNWWQGSLYY
- the LOC141701683 gene encoding uncharacterized protein LOC141701683 isoform X1, with amino-acid sequence MEFTKKVTGGSSSSSSPFVDLFGPKDSSMPSSSAGHFSSVFGPSSTGLVRDYSPSGYSIPSKNQNSGSANEYCSTKYENQDHKISKSYGTSGSIHNKDRSASYETVESCNYSSSIHYGGQEVYPSDMQSKNTHSAFKKDGRDDNSNSASRGNWWQGMSMLWNFFYMIKCL